A window from Triticum aestivum cultivar Chinese Spring chromosome 6D, IWGSC CS RefSeq v2.1, whole genome shotgun sequence encodes these proteins:
- the LOC123145086 gene encoding ethylene-responsive transcription factor ERF027-like, whose translation MAEQPSATSSSAAAPPQVQVQAAAEPATELSPGAPASPHSPPVHLGDTVGTTTATALAATSSGEPSPRSTGKHPFYRGIRCRNGKWVSEIREPRKARRIWLGTYPTAEMAAAAYDVAARALRGSDAVLNFPGAAASRPVPASASPEDIRAAAAAAAAAAQLYRPHGSEAPDGTASTAATAEEQRHHGTITSEGAADDRTPQHQMGNEDFMDEEAIFEMPQMLRNMAAGMMMSPPRLSPTASDEWPFPPGAGESLWSYHDP comes from the coding sequence ATGGCTGAGCAGCCTTCAGCAACCTCCTCgtctgctgctgctcctcctcaggtGCAAGTGCAAGCTGCTGCTGAACCGGCGACCGAACTTTCCCCGGGTGCTCCTGCCTCGCCCCATTCCCCGCCGGTTCACCTAGGCGACACGGTGGGGACAACGACGGCAACGGCgttggcggcgacgagctccggggAGCCGTCGCCGCGGTCCACTGGGAAGCACCCCTTCTACCGCGGCATCCGGTGCAGAAACGGCAAGTGGGTCTCCGAGATCCGCGAGCCGCGCAAGGCGCGCCGCATATGGCTCGGAACTTACCCGACGGCCGAGATGGCTGCCGCGGCCTATGACGTGGCCGCCCGCGCGCTGCGCGGCTCCGACGCCGTGCTCAATTTCCCtggcgccgccgcctcgcgccctgTCCCCGCGTCTGCCTCCCCGGAGGACATACGTgcggccgcagccgcagccgcggcgGCCGCCCAGCTTTACAGGCCGCACGGCAGCGAGGCGCCTGATGGCACTGCTTCGACTGCCGCGACAGCGGAGGAGCAGAGACATCACGGCACAATAACAAGCGAAGGCGCCGCCGATGACCGCACGCCGCAGCATCAGATGGGCAATGAGGACTTCATGGACGAGGAGGCGATCTTCGAGATGCCGCAGATGCTGCGCAACATGGCGGCGGGCATGATGATGAGCCCGCCAAGGCTGAGCCCCACCGCCTCCGACGAGTGGCCGTTCCCGCCGGGGGCGGGGGAGAGCCTGTGGAGCTACCACGATCCCTAG